The following coding sequences are from one Streptomyces sp. NBC_00536 window:
- a CDS encoding adenylyltransferase/cytidyltransferase family protein produces the protein MTQQDMSGPGVPARRPYRVGYAPGAYDLFHIGHLNILRHARSQCDYLVAGVVSDEMAELAKGRRPMIPLVERLEIVRSVKYVDAAFVETVPDKVETWKQVRFDVIFKGDDWRGTPKGLRLEQDFAAVGVDVVYFPYTVHTSSTQLRRALDALAAPAGAPVSVELR, from the coding sequence ATGACGCAGCAGGACATGTCCGGACCGGGCGTGCCCGCACGCAGGCCGTATCGGGTCGGCTATGCGCCGGGCGCCTACGACCTGTTCCACATCGGGCACCTCAACATCCTCCGGCACGCCCGTAGTCAGTGCGACTACCTGGTGGCCGGAGTGGTCTCCGACGAGATGGCGGAACTGGCCAAGGGGCGCCGCCCGATGATTCCGCTCGTCGAGCGGCTGGAAATCGTCCGCAGCGTGAAGTACGTCGACGCCGCTTTCGTCGAGACCGTTCCCGACAAGGTGGAGACCTGGAAGCAGGTCCGGTTCGACGTCATCTTCAAGGGCGACGACTGGCGGGGCACGCCCAAGGGCCTGCGCCTGGAACAGGACTTCGCCGCCGTCGGGGTCGACGTCGTCTACTTCCCCTACACCGTGCACACGTCCAGCACCCAGCTGCGCCGGGCCCTGGACGCGCTCGCCGCACCCGCGGGCGCCCCGGTCAGCGTGGAACTGCGCTGA
- a CDS encoding CDP-alcohol phosphatidyltransferase family protein, producing the protein MASVKAALRELRGAQKSAKGVSLYSRFVNRPAGRFLAAGSYALGLSPNQVTLVSAAFSFAAVAAVALSGPSWALGIAVWAALAVGFAFDSADGQLARLRGGGSAAGEWLDHVVDCAKLTALHTCVLIAFHRFPEAYGTTGDGWLLVPLGFQFAAVVTFFGGLLTEKLKPGPAPGSPAAAPSTVRAIALLPVDYGVFCLVFLLLGGGELFRWAYAGLGAVAALFLLAFLAKWFRELSAVPR; encoded by the coding sequence ATGGCGAGTGTCAAGGCCGCGCTACGCGAGTTGCGCGGGGCGCAGAAGTCGGCGAAGGGGGTGTCGCTGTACTCGCGCTTCGTGAACCGGCCGGCCGGGCGGTTCCTGGCCGCCGGCTCGTACGCGCTCGGGCTGAGCCCGAATCAGGTGACGCTGGTCAGCGCCGCCTTCAGCTTCGCCGCCGTGGCCGCCGTGGCGCTGAGCGGGCCCTCGTGGGCGCTCGGCATCGCGGTGTGGGCGGCGCTCGCCGTCGGCTTCGCCTTCGACTCGGCGGACGGGCAGCTCGCCCGGCTGCGGGGCGGTGGCAGCGCGGCGGGCGAATGGCTCGACCACGTCGTGGACTGCGCGAAGCTGACGGCGCTGCACACCTGCGTGCTGATCGCCTTCCACCGCTTCCCCGAGGCCTACGGGACCACCGGGGACGGCTGGCTGCTGGTGCCGCTGGGCTTCCAGTTCGCGGCGGTGGTGACCTTCTTCGGCGGGCTGCTGACCGAGAAGCTCAAGCCCGGGCCCGCTCCGGGGAGCCCCGCCGCCGCGCCCTCCACCGTGCGCGCGATCGCGCTGCTGCCGGTGGACTACGGGGTGTTCTGCCTGGTGTTCCTGCTGCTGGGCGGCGGGGAGCTGTTCCGGTGGGCCTACGCGGGTCTCGGCGCGGTGGCCGCGCTGTTCCTGCTGGCGTTCCTCGCGAAGTGGTTCCGCGAACTCAGCGCAGTTCCACGCTGA
- the glgX gene encoding glycogen debranching protein GlgX has translation MSSAVAGPVRTSAPPGPAVWPGSSHPLGARYRAGPDGVEGTNFALWAQGAESVELCLFEEGGAETRCTLAELTHEIWHGFVPGVRPGQRYGFRVHGRWDPWTGARYNPAKLLLDPYARAVDGDFTLPPEVYGHVRDWPQQYIADTVRDDRDSAPFVPKGVVVHDDDDWADDVRPKTPWADSVIYELHVRGFTMRHPGIPEELRGTYAGLAHPAALEHLKRLGVTAVELLPVHQFAHEDHLLRRGLRNYWGYNSVGYFAPHAGYSASGTAGQQVGEFKRMVNALHAAGIEVILDVVYNHTAEAGELGPTLSLRGIDNRGYYRLQNDQRRYADYTGCGNTLHAGRPHVLRLITDSLRYWVTEMGVDGFRFDLAAALARSMHDVDMLSPFLAVIAQDPVLRRVKLIAEPWDVGSGGYQVGAFPPLWTEWNDRYRDAVRDFWRGALPDVRDLGYRLSGSSDLYAWGGRRPYASVNFVTAHDGFTLRDLVSYERKHNEANGEAGRDGTNDNRSWNGGVEGDPPEGTDPRIAALRRRQLRNLLTTLLLSTGVPMLVAGDEFGRTQGGNNNAYCQDNETGWVDWSLLEDPAWRELFALTARLVRLRQAHPVLRRRAFFSGRAEGADGLRDLAWFTPGGAEMTEQDWYAPAAALGLYLSGRDIPGRDERGRPVTDDSFLALLHAGDRPVAWALPGAPWAAEYEVVLDTSREDQEAAPGVRYRGGRTMTVPARSVVLLRVVA, from the coding sequence GTGAGCAGTGCGGTCGCGGGTCCGGTACGGACCTCCGCGCCGCCGGGTCCCGCCGTGTGGCCGGGCTCCTCGCACCCCCTGGGAGCCCGCTACCGGGCCGGCCCCGACGGGGTCGAGGGCACCAACTTCGCGCTCTGGGCACAGGGCGCGGAGTCGGTGGAGCTGTGCCTGTTCGAGGAGGGCGGCGCCGAGACCCGGTGCACGCTGGCGGAGTTGACGCACGAGATCTGGCACGGTTTCGTGCCGGGCGTACGCCCGGGGCAGCGGTACGGCTTCCGGGTGCACGGCCGGTGGGACCCGTGGACGGGCGCGCGGTACAACCCGGCGAAGCTGCTGCTGGATCCGTACGCCCGGGCCGTGGACGGCGACTTCACGCTGCCGCCGGAGGTGTACGGGCACGTCCGGGACTGGCCGCAGCAGTACATCGCGGACACCGTGCGCGACGACCGGGACTCGGCGCCCTTCGTGCCGAAGGGGGTGGTCGTCCACGATGACGACGACTGGGCGGACGACGTGCGGCCCAAGACCCCGTGGGCGGACTCCGTCATCTACGAGCTGCACGTGCGCGGGTTCACCATGCGCCACCCGGGGATCCCCGAGGAACTGCGCGGCACCTACGCGGGGCTGGCCCATCCGGCGGCGCTGGAGCACCTGAAGCGGCTCGGGGTGACGGCGGTGGAGCTGCTGCCGGTGCACCAGTTCGCGCACGAGGACCACCTGCTGCGCCGCGGGCTGCGCAACTACTGGGGCTACAACTCGGTCGGCTACTTCGCCCCGCACGCCGGGTACTCCGCCTCCGGCACGGCCGGGCAGCAGGTCGGCGAGTTCAAGCGGATGGTGAATGCGCTGCACGCGGCGGGGATCGAGGTGATCCTCGACGTGGTCTACAACCACACCGCGGAGGCGGGCGAGCTGGGTCCGACCCTCTCGCTGCGCGGGATCGACAACCGGGGCTACTACCGGCTGCAGAACGACCAGCGGCGCTACGCCGACTACACCGGCTGCGGCAACACCCTGCACGCCGGGCGCCCGCACGTGCTGCGGCTGATCACCGACTCGCTGCGGTACTGGGTGACGGAGATGGGGGTGGACGGCTTCCGCTTCGACCTGGCGGCGGCGCTGGCCCGCTCCATGCACGACGTGGACATGCTCTCGCCGTTCCTCGCGGTGATCGCGCAGGATCCGGTGCTGCGGCGGGTGAAGCTGATCGCGGAGCCGTGGGACGTGGGCTCGGGGGGCTACCAGGTGGGCGCCTTCCCGCCGCTGTGGACCGAGTGGAACGACCGGTACCGGGACGCGGTCCGCGATTTCTGGCGGGGCGCGCTGCCCGACGTACGGGACCTGGGGTACCGGCTGTCGGGGTCCAGCGACCTGTACGCGTGGGGCGGGCGGCGCCCGTACGCCTCGGTGAACTTCGTGACCGCGCACGACGGTTTCACCCTGCGCGACCTGGTCTCCTACGAGCGCAAGCACAACGAGGCGAACGGCGAGGCGGGCCGGGACGGGACCAATGACAACCGGTCGTGGAACGGCGGGGTGGAGGGGGACCCGCCCGAGGGCACGGATCCGCGGATCGCGGCGCTGCGGCGGCGCCAGCTGCGCAACCTGCTGACCACGCTGCTGCTGTCGACGGGGGTGCCGATGCTGGTGGCGGGCGACGAGTTCGGCCGGACCCAGGGCGGCAACAACAACGCGTACTGCCAGGACAACGAGACGGGGTGGGTGGACTGGTCGTTGCTGGAGGACCCTGCCTGGCGGGAACTGTTCGCGCTGACCGCCCGGCTGGTGCGGCTGCGCCAGGCGCATCCGGTGCTGCGGCGGCGGGCGTTCTTCTCGGGGCGGGCCGAGGGCGCGGACGGGCTGCGGGACCTGGCGTGGTTCACCCCGGGCGGCGCGGAGATGACCGAGCAGGACTGGTACGCGCCCGCGGCCGCGCTGGGGCTGTACCTGTCGGGCCGTGACATCCCCGGGCGGGACGAGCGGGGCCGTCCGGTGACGGACGACAGCTTCCTCGCGCTGCTGCACGCCGGGGACCGGCCGGTGGCATGGGCGCTGCCGGGGGCGCCGTGGGCGGCGGAGTACGAGGTGGTGCTGGACACCTCGCGGGAGGACCAGGAGGCGGCGCCCGGGGTGCGGTACCGGGGCGGGCGGACGATGACGGTCCCGGCGCGGTCGGTGGTGCTGCTGCGGGTGGTGGCCTGA
- a CDS encoding L,D-transpeptidase: protein MAAVVAWAGLMGGPVGCTAGGGSPVEIQLPGKARSPQEAIRVTPEDNAKGVPAEGPLTVHVPEGRLERVVVTKVEDAQEEQVPGSIDPDGLSWHPDAAAGRLSLAAKYTVDAVAVDGHNRRQARHTSFTTYVPEERFIGYFKPENRSTVGTGMIVSFNFNLPIKNRAEVERAITITSDPAVEVTGHWFGNERIDFRPKEYWKPGTEVTVDMKLRDVEGAPGSYGVQSKTVRFTVGRRQVSTVDAAAHTMEVRRDGQLLSTIPISAGAPKHTTYNGKMVVSEMFDVTRMNGQTVGFGGEYDIPDVPHAMRLTASGTFLHGNYWASPDTFGATNTSHGCIGLRDNRGGGSDTPAGWFFDRSLVGDVVEIVNSQDKTVAADNGLSGWNLSWPDWVKGSALG, encoded by the coding sequence ATGGCCGCCGTGGTGGCGTGGGCGGGCCTGATGGGCGGACCGGTCGGATGCACCGCGGGCGGCGGATCACCGGTGGAGATCCAGCTCCCCGGGAAAGCCCGGTCGCCCCAGGAGGCCATCCGGGTCACCCCGGAGGACAACGCCAAGGGCGTACCGGCCGAAGGGCCGCTGACCGTGCACGTGCCGGAGGGCCGCCTGGAGCGGGTCGTGGTCACCAAGGTGGAGGACGCGCAGGAGGAACAGGTACCCGGGTCGATCGACCCCGACGGCCTCAGCTGGCACCCCGACGCGGCGGCCGGACGGCTCTCGCTCGCCGCCAAGTACACGGTGGACGCCGTCGCCGTCGACGGCCACAACCGCCGCCAGGCGCGGCACACAAGCTTCACCACCTACGTCCCCGAGGAACGGTTCATCGGCTACTTCAAGCCCGAGAACCGCTCCACCGTCGGCACCGGCATGATCGTCTCCTTCAACTTCAACCTCCCCATCAAGAACCGCGCCGAGGTCGAACGGGCCATCACCATCACCTCCGACCCCGCCGTGGAGGTCACCGGGCACTGGTTCGGGAACGAGCGGATCGACTTCCGGCCCAAGGAGTACTGGAAGCCCGGCACCGAGGTCACCGTGGACATGAAGCTCCGTGACGTCGAGGGCGCGCCCGGCTCCTACGGGGTCCAGAGCAAGACCGTCCGCTTCACCGTCGGCCGCCGTCAGGTCTCCACCGTCGACGCGGCCGCCCACACCATGGAGGTCCGCCGCGACGGCCAGCTGCTCTCCACCATCCCGATCAGCGCCGGGGCGCCCAAACACACCACCTACAACGGCAAGATGGTGGTCAGCGAGATGTTCGACGTGACCCGGATGAACGGCCAGACCGTCGGCTTCGGCGGCGAGTACGACATCCCCGACGTTCCGCACGCCATGCGGCTCACCGCCTCCGGCACCTTCCTGCACGGGAACTACTGGGCCAGCCCCGACACCTTCGGCGCCACCAACACCAGCCACGGGTGCATCGGCCTGCGCGACAACAGGGGCGGCGGCTCGGACACCCCGGCGGGCTGGTTCTTCGACCGGTCGCTGGTCGGGGACGTCGTCGAGATCGTGAACTCCCAGGACAAGACCGTCGCCGCGGACAACGGGCTGAGCGGCTGGAACCTCTCCTGGCCGGACTGGGTCAAGGGCTCCGCACTCGGCTGA
- a CDS encoding choice-of-anchor A family protein, protein MSARKWTLGLAIGAVLATGAPTALAAGPGGSGSSGGAAGERPAAAAVRAPLPGGLGPCVPGDCPDPYPQIGFDGIPKGRDNGVNIFVGGDFQVRERAAEAEGRVVVLGTFDQDKVAGASSAYNIGIVGAGSLVPPPVGADFLTTGKDVHIAAGERLISDGGVVRHAGTAPGPGTVTGPLVHDANAAVPYTPLRDRLTAASTCYAHPGGAHRPVTGTVVNEFGTVTFTGDNASPLQVFEVDSDLVGRNNGQVTIRFARIPAGATVLVNVYGTTRTVNISNGTINDTGPGADPWNALRTRLLWNFPDATTLHLNGTGQFQGSVLVGAQASGTSVTLPGMNGRFFTTGNLTHTGIQGGGGGQEFHAYPFNGDLPDCAPPVVSGKTSVLKQDAEGRPLPGAAFELWHETNGRTGPQFTGPDADTKVKDCTTTATGLCDFTGPLGTYYWRETAPPTGYLLPANPVHTVRLTAQNAEEGVRVTAVNEKEPVPPGTAKVVLWKTDKDSGAPLRGAHFELWKETNHVPRLQTTGGPGTAPDTKLPGECVTDAQGSCTVELPVGATYYWRETATPEGYERPADPVTEFALDEGDVKDGIVVNVPNQKKPDDFTGAIKVVKLDKKTQRPLRGAVFEVWKETNNTEGLQMRGINADEKVADGCATDGKGICEFPRLPEGHYYLVETDVPEGYVLPKNRVTGPLHLDPKTPNRVYVQRLTNERDHEGKGTDDDRSPRGPRG, encoded by the coding sequence ATGTCAGCAAGGAAGTGGACCCTCGGGCTCGCGATCGGGGCCGTACTGGCCACCGGGGCGCCCACCGCCCTGGCGGCGGGCCCCGGCGGCTCCGGCAGCTCCGGCGGCGCCGCGGGCGAGCGACCGGCGGCCGCCGCCGTGCGGGCACCGCTGCCGGGCGGACTCGGTCCCTGCGTACCGGGGGACTGCCCCGACCCGTACCCGCAGATCGGCTTCGACGGGATCCCCAAGGGCCGCGACAACGGCGTCAACATCTTCGTCGGCGGCGACTTCCAGGTCCGCGAGCGCGCCGCCGAGGCCGAGGGCCGGGTCGTCGTCCTCGGCACCTTCGACCAGGACAAGGTGGCCGGGGCCAGCAGCGCCTACAACATCGGCATCGTCGGCGCCGGCTCCCTGGTCCCCCCGCCGGTCGGCGCCGACTTCCTGACCACCGGCAAGGACGTGCACATCGCCGCCGGCGAGCGGCTGATCTCCGACGGCGGGGTGGTCCGGCACGCGGGCACCGCCCCCGGCCCCGGCACCGTCACCGGCCCCCTGGTCCACGACGCGAACGCCGCGGTCCCCTACACCCCGCTGCGCGACCGGCTCACCGCCGCCAGCACCTGCTACGCGCACCCCGGCGGCGCGCACCGCCCGGTGACCGGCACCGTCGTCAACGAGTTCGGCACCGTCACCTTCACCGGGGACAACGCCTCCCCGCTCCAGGTCTTCGAGGTGGACTCCGACCTGGTCGGGCGCAACAACGGGCAGGTCACCATCCGCTTCGCGCGGATCCCGGCGGGCGCCACCGTGCTGGTCAACGTCTACGGCACGACCCGCACCGTCAACATCTCCAACGGCACCATCAACGACACCGGCCCGGGCGCCGACCCGTGGAACGCGCTGCGCACCCGGCTGCTGTGGAACTTCCCGGACGCCACCACCCTCCACCTCAACGGCACCGGCCAGTTCCAGGGCAGCGTGCTGGTCGGCGCGCAGGCCTCCGGCACCTCGGTCACCCTGCCCGGCATGAACGGCCGCTTCTTCACCACCGGCAACCTCACCCACACCGGCATCCAGGGCGGGGGCGGCGGCCAGGAGTTCCACGCCTACCCCTTCAACGGCGACCTGCCGGACTGCGCGCCCCCGGTGGTCAGCGGCAAGACCTCCGTCCTGAAGCAGGACGCCGAGGGCAGGCCCCTGCCCGGCGCGGCCTTCGAGCTGTGGCACGAGACCAACGGCAGGACGGGCCCGCAGTTCACCGGCCCGGACGCCGACACCAAGGTCAAGGACTGCACGACCACGGCCACCGGGCTGTGCGACTTCACCGGCCCGCTGGGCACGTACTACTGGCGCGAGACCGCCCCGCCGACCGGGTACCTGCTGCCCGCGAACCCGGTCCACACGGTGCGGCTGACCGCGCAGAACGCGGAGGAAGGCGTCCGGGTCACGGCGGTCAACGAGAAGGAACCGGTCCCGCCCGGCACCGCCAAGGTGGTGCTGTGGAAGACCGACAAGGACTCCGGCGCACCGCTGCGCGGCGCGCACTTCGAGCTGTGGAAGGAGACCAACCACGTCCCGCGCCTGCAGACCACCGGCGGGCCGGGCACCGCTCCCGACACCAAGCTGCCCGGTGAGTGCGTGACCGACGCCCAGGGTAGCTGCACCGTCGAGCTGCCCGTCGGCGCCACGTACTACTGGCGCGAGACCGCGACCCCCGAGGGCTACGAGCGCCCCGCCGACCCGGTCACCGAGTTCGCCCTCGACGAGGGGGACGTCAAGGACGGCATCGTCGTCAACGTCCCGAACCAGAAGAAGCCCGACGACTTCACCGGCGCGATCAAGGTCGTCAAGCTGGACAAGAAGACCCAGCGGCCGCTGCGCGGCGCGGTGTTCGAGGTCTGGAAGGAGACCAACAACACCGAGGGCCTGCAGATGCGCGGCATCAACGCCGACGAGAAGGTCGCCGACGGCTGCGCCACCGACGGCAAGGGGATCTGTGAGTTCCCGCGGCTGCCCGAGGGCCACTACTACCTCGTGGAGACGGACGTCCCCGAGGGGTACGTGCTCCCGAAGAACCGGGTGACCGGACCGCTGCACCTGGACCCGAAGACCCCGAACCGGGTGTACGTCCAGCGGCTGACCAACGAGCGCGACCACGAGGGCAAGGGCACGGACGACGACCGGTCCCCGAGGGGCCCGCGCGGCTGA
- a CDS encoding L,D-transpeptidase, protein MATGAIRGAAALAAVLALTGQARPPGPERPPDGPRAAAPVSRAAPETPCNAGTGPYQRELEAYLRRPVDGVQSEADCVAIRGFQSAQGLRPAWGYANLGTYRTMIAVQARANPNAQGRCPVRTYRVTCVDMDRQLLWVQRDAKVVFAPVPIRTGRDTLETRPGWHEVYWRDEDHYSDLYDNAPMPYSQFFDEGQAIHGHRGNLYSYSGSAGCVNLAVPDAARLWDLLTEGDAVYVWGTKPGTDD, encoded by the coding sequence ATGGCCACAGGCGCGATACGCGGAGCGGCCGCACTGGCCGCGGTACTGGCCCTGACCGGCCAGGCCCGGCCCCCGGGCCCGGAGCGGCCCCCGGACGGGCCGCGCGCCGCGGCCCCGGTCTCCCGGGCCGCGCCCGAGACCCCCTGTAACGCCGGGACCGGCCCCTACCAGCGCGAGCTGGAGGCGTACCTGCGCCGCCCGGTCGACGGAGTCCAGAGCGAGGCGGACTGCGTGGCCATCCGCGGCTTCCAGAGCGCCCAGGGCCTGCGCCCCGCCTGGGGCTACGCGAACCTCGGGACCTACCGCACGATGATCGCCGTACAGGCCCGCGCCAACCCCAACGCGCAGGGCCGCTGCCCGGTCCGCACGTACCGCGTCACCTGCGTGGACATGGACCGCCAGCTGCTGTGGGTCCAGCGCGACGCCAAGGTCGTCTTCGCGCCCGTCCCGATCCGTACCGGCCGCGACACATTGGAGACCCGGCCCGGCTGGCACGAGGTGTACTGGCGCGACGAGGACCACTACTCCGACCTGTACGACAACGCCCCCATGCCGTACTCCCAGTTCTTCGACGAGGGCCAGGCCATCCACGGCCACCGCGGGAACCTCTACAGCTACAGCGGGTCGGCCGGCTGCGTGAACCTGGCCGTCCCCGACGCGGCCCGGCTGTGGGACCTGCTGACCGAGGGCGACGCCGTCTATGTCTGGGGCACCAAGCCCGGAACCGACGACTGA
- a CDS encoding L,D-transpeptidase translates to MQPIRGRFRTGLPALLLGAALLLTTGCSGAADNGGAGGGDNGKGGGAKAAKAGTEASQAMVTIKPDDGAKEVATSGVLKITSTGGKLTTVTVADTKGNAVEGKLAADGATWEPARNLGSATEYKVHAVAKDASGRESAKDITFTTLTPTNTFVGHYIPEDGDTVGVGMPVSINFSRGITNPEAVEKAIIVTAEPSVPVEGHWFGNDRLDFRPEKYWAAGTKVTVKIALDGVEGRPGVYGKQTRTVTFKVGRSQVTTVDASAHQMQVVRDNAVLRDIPITAGAPATTTYNGQMVISEKYKVTRMNGATVGFGGEYDISDVPHAMRLSNSGTFVHGNYWASDDTFGSDNVSHGCVGLKDARGAGDDDQPAAWFYNESLIGDVVIVKNSKDKQIAPDNGLNGWNMDWAEWIK, encoded by the coding sequence CTGCAGCCGATTCGCGGCCGCTTCCGCACCGGGCTGCCCGCCCTGCTGCTCGGAGCGGCCCTGCTGCTCACCACCGGGTGCAGCGGCGCGGCCGACAACGGCGGAGCCGGCGGCGGGGACAACGGCAAGGGCGGCGGCGCCAAGGCCGCCAAGGCCGGTACCGAGGCGTCCCAGGCGATGGTCACCATAAAGCCGGACGACGGTGCCAAGGAGGTCGCGACGAGCGGCGTCCTGAAGATAACCAGCACCGGCGGCAAGCTCACCACGGTGACGGTCGCCGATACGAAGGGCAACGCGGTCGAGGGCAAGCTGGCCGCCGACGGCGCCACCTGGGAGCCCGCCCGCAACCTCGGCTCCGCCACCGAGTACAAGGTGCACGCGGTCGCCAAGGACGCCTCCGGGCGCGAGTCCGCGAAGGACATCACCTTCACGACGCTCACCCCCACCAACACGTTCGTCGGCCACTACATCCCCGAGGACGGCGACACCGTCGGCGTGGGCATGCCGGTCTCGATCAACTTCAGCCGCGGGATCACCAATCCGGAGGCCGTGGAGAAGGCCATCATCGTGACCGCCGAGCCGTCGGTCCCGGTCGAGGGCCACTGGTTCGGCAACGACCGGCTCGACTTCCGCCCCGAGAAGTACTGGGCTGCTGGCACCAAGGTCACCGTGAAGATCGCCCTGGACGGCGTCGAGGGCCGCCCCGGCGTCTACGGCAAGCAGACCCGCACCGTCACCTTCAAGGTCGGCCGCTCCCAGGTCACCACCGTCGACGCGAGCGCGCACCAGATGCAGGTGGTCCGCGACAACGCCGTCCTGAGGGACATCCCGATCACCGCGGGCGCCCCGGCGACGACCACGTACAACGGACAGATGGTCATCAGCGAGAAGTACAAGGTGACGCGCATGAACGGCGCCACCGTCGGCTTCGGCGGCGAGTACGACATCTCCGACGTCCCGCACGCGATGCGGCTGTCGAACTCCGGCACCTTCGTGCACGGCAACTACTGGGCGTCCGACGACACCTTCGGCTCGGACAACGTCAGCCACGGCTGCGTCGGCCTGAAGGACGCCCGCGGCGCGGGCGACGACGACCAGCCCGCCGCCTGGTTCTACAACGAGTCGCTGATCGGCGACGTGGTCATCGTGAAGAACTCGAAGGACAAGCAGATCGCCCCGGACAACGGCCTCAACGGCTGGAACATGGACTGGGCGGAGTGGATCAAGTAG
- a CDS encoding enoyl-CoA hydratase/isomerase family protein, translating to MTITLEVSAGVGTIRLDRPPMNALDIATQDRLRELATEATDRSDVRAVILYGGEKVFAAGADIKEMQVMDHAAMIARSRGLQDAFTAVARIPKPVVAAVTGYALGGGCELALCADYRIAADNAKLGQPEILLGLIPGAGGTQRLSRLIGPSKAKDLIFTGRMVKAEEALALGLVDRVVPAAEVYEQAHAWAAKLAQGPAIALRAAKECVDAGLEADIDTGLAIERNWFAGLFATEDRERGMRSFVEEGPGKAKFL from the coding sequence ATGACCATCACTCTCGAAGTCTCGGCAGGCGTCGGTACCATCCGCCTGGACCGTCCGCCCATGAACGCCCTGGACATCGCCACCCAGGACCGCCTGCGCGAGCTGGCGACCGAGGCGACGGACCGCTCCGACGTCCGCGCGGTGATCCTCTACGGCGGCGAGAAGGTGTTCGCGGCGGGCGCGGACATCAAGGAGATGCAGGTGATGGACCACGCGGCGATGATCGCCCGGTCCCGCGGCCTGCAGGACGCCTTCACCGCCGTCGCGCGGATCCCCAAGCCCGTGGTCGCGGCCGTCACCGGCTACGCGCTGGGCGGCGGCTGCGAACTGGCGCTGTGCGCGGACTACCGGATCGCCGCCGACAACGCCAAGCTCGGCCAGCCCGAGATCCTGCTCGGCCTGATCCCGGGCGCGGGCGGCACCCAGCGGCTGTCCCGGCTGATCGGTCCGTCCAAGGCGAAGGACCTGATCTTCACCGGCCGGATGGTGAAGGCCGAAGAGGCCCTGGCCCTGGGCCTGGTGGACCGGGTGGTGCCCGCCGCCGAGGTGTACGAGCAGGCGCACGCCTGGGCCGCGAAGCTCGCGCAGGGTCCGGCGATCGCCCTGCGCGCCGCCAAGGAGTGCGTGGACGCGGGTCTGGAGGCGGACATCGACACCGGGCTCGCCATCGAACGCAACTGGTTCGCGGGCCTGTTCGCGACCGAGGACCGCGAGCGCGGCATGCGCAGCTTCGTCGAGGAGGGCCCGGGCAAGGCCAAGTTCCTCTGA
- a CDS encoding ATP-binding protein — translation MAGLEGVEQPRQRSSASAVRSTAALEDEQGLKAVELYGSPADGEVTLPSLPESAAIARRLTQCVAARHWGLSPLTAEHAVLLVSELVGNAVRHTGARSFGLRMLRRRGWIRIEVRDPSRGLPCLMPVHEMDTTGRGLFLVDKLSDRWGADLLPRGKTTWFEMRVSDR, via the coding sequence ATGGCGGGCCTGGAGGGTGTGGAACAGCCGCGGCAGCGCAGCAGCGCTTCCGCCGTACGGTCGACGGCGGCTCTTGAGGACGAACAGGGCCTCAAAGCCGTGGAGTTGTACGGCAGCCCGGCCGACGGGGAGGTGACCCTGCCGTCGCTCCCCGAGTCAGCGGCCATCGCCCGCAGGCTCACCCAGTGCGTGGCTGCCCGGCATTGGGGACTGTCCCCGTTGACCGCCGAGCACGCCGTCCTGCTCGTCTCGGAACTCGTCGGCAACGCGGTCCGGCACACCGGGGCCCGTTCCTTCGGGCTGCGGATGCTGCGCCGTCGCGGCTGGATCCGGATCGAGGTGCGCGACCCCTCGCGCGGGCTGCCCTGTCTGATGCCGGTCCACGAGATGGACACCACGGGCCGCGGGCTGTTCCTGGTCGACAAGCTTTCGGACCGCTGGGGTGCGGACCTCTTACCCAGGGGCAAGACCACCTGGTTCGAGATGAGGGTCTCCGACCGCTGA